Proteins found in one Etheostoma spectabile isolate EspeVRDwgs_2016 chromosome 14, UIUC_Espe_1.0, whole genome shotgun sequence genomic segment:
- the nhsl3 gene encoding NHS-like protein 3 isoform X3 codes for MVVFLRKSLHSLLSVFKKKAGPKGNEDQKRLTVHYRTSQHYQENVFIEGSRPQYLEDLHTEAKKGLKILQQEEHTNGVNFPDDESIASTDTLRPEQDVSSKDRGGSPESRSTAGSTDTIVSSAVSTRPVLTRQGSTFKPLNPVKRLDKGRKRSRRTTIMGIPNQVQKELALHRNSTFQQLPAASSNHDGNVTNSQSGVVIIPTVDGGSPVANKEGARVHLSDLEASKDEQLLRNHLQEMYQDEQPFNHQGIASYACPTSTLRPKSLALPGMITSSSLCPSTVFSFLQEPQGPVMSMSPQATYLSTIIPNAVLPASIEVIEIDRSSSQTRGSSVNHGGSVRTVSKSSLASGDLSISPFLSRRSGGDGSQTDNSHEDSTLMPTSALGMNWSASQSPKAINSNSSPVSSKSSTRSGTTQRVGPNGWDSQTEQSSGDQDLASLCSLVSMIGSYNIKRENVVTGEEYESDVSGSVAAGDEAKTRLNSTRSLSVTKTKQPPAPPRRTNSLHNNKIKSNSRVLVDIDDSVSGQVANAKENIVATGEIKSVTADTSMIPTFVSDSTGSSCVNATSSSLSTTQASCSEAGGATEAESSSSSPQRTPSEGGKFERTMSPSSGYSSQSGTPTLSPKGISPTSPDKQKKKPIKPERSVSRASSSAASPSSSLTSLSSGASESINPDVSTCSPSLPPQGSPPTVTAKERTPDNNSLTLRVEVRELLNIPPPPKVKAPCPPPPETWVHNRHTFQLLCGPCPNVGTVTQKPAQIQDSTVKQAGTQTEAIKEMHVVVEKQSAIDKSVLELSERKAKPETLLETGTKGVHKETEKREFPSTERESMEASADVQKQEQSSSPPGKDPESPKKDPPPVMKKPMAVLHREELVSTEHSVDRQIKLSSSATTEVNLPVENYTAFSQHGVIILVHKSDHEMDKSEVTSMQTLSVEVPKISKASPPPTPPPAYHPTPPLPRKTPTSSVSAQPDELQRLQEETHVVESCWPPPPPPMEEDLLFGGDEVDFPLPPPPFVTDSVANGKDSCLAKLDVPRRPIEEVGETFEDSSEAGTSVHGQIPDVCPAVPQAVTDTKPGVALQVSKANTADGISCRPVQQCLAVSDSVPPPPVISSSLPPIAGPENPASVSDLDPSSSFRKRDSLKMEDQPPSELLVSAQPQISVPVAPPFPAENLFPGVHFRRQPSIQNREARSKELLSRHKSAAIPKEDANIPLVTPSLLQMVRLRSVNMTEDQVKAPSEDKSTNQGASDQENCPVSIPGPQTTPQKPLRKSLSLKSSPQTLKTSSGLINTPSMRLQEAIRMKTAAMSSRDGLPSRLGVRSSTYSSVGEHGALSLKSPEGFDMHMSPASTASFIFSRSTKTVVIETPAASSTEAQASLKQSLAAELMQAPVFSNGGGKLDKVPPPVAKKPAHGSISASQHLPACLAKMDFSVEGNRVIAGVHHMSGIIPSETTTTRVTADTIETLF; via the exons ATGGTGGTCTTCTTGAGGAAGAGCCTCCactctctgctgtctgtcttcaAGAAGAAGG CTGGCCCGAAAGGGAATGAAGACCAGAAGAGGTTGACCGTCCACTACAGGACGTCCCAGCACTACCAGGAGAATGTTTTCATCGAGGGCAGCAGGCCACAGTACCTGGAGGACCTGCACACTGAGGCCAAGAAGGGGCTCAAGATACTACAGCAGGAAG AACACACCAATGGAGTGAACTTTCCTGACGATGAGAGCATTGCT TCCACAGACACTCTGCGTCCGGAGCAGGATGTCAGCTCCAAGGACAGAGGTGGCTCTCCGGAGTCGAGATCCACCGCTGGGAGTACTGATACCATAGTATCTTCTGCTGTGTCGACTAGGCCTGTGCTCACCCGCCAAG gttcTACATTCAAGCCTCTGAATCCAGTGAAAAGACTAGATAAGGGcaggaagaggagcaggaggaccaCCATCATGGGCATCCCCAACCAGGTCCAAAAAGAGCTTG CATTGCACAGAAACTCTACCTTCCAGCAGCTTCCAGCAGCTTCCTCTAATCACGACGGAAATGTCACCAACAGCCAATCAGGTGTTGTAATCATTCCTACGGTTGATGGAGGGTCTCCAGTAGCGAATAAGGAAGGAGCAAGGGTGCACCTTTCAGACCTGGAG GCCTCCAAAGATGAACAGCTGCTGAGGAACCACCTCCAGGAAATGTACCAAGACGAGCAGCCTTTCAACCACCAGGGCATTGCCTCCTATGCCTGTCCCACCTCAACCCTGAGACCCAAGTCCCTTGCACTACCTGGCATGATCACGTCCTCATCCTTGTGTCCTTCAACAGTGTTTAGCTTCCTCCAGGAACCCCAG gGTCCAGTGATGTCCATGTCTCCCCAGGCCACCTACTTGTCCACAATCATCCCTAACGCTGTCTTGCCAGCCTCGATTGAAGTCATAGAGATCGACCGCAGCAGCAGTCAGACGCGTGGCAGCAGTGTAAACCATGGCGGTAGTGTTCGCACTGTAAGCAAAAGCAGCCTTGCATCCGGGGACTTATCAATCAGCCCGTTTTTGTCCAGAAGATCAGGTGGAGATGGTTCCCAGACTGACAATTCCCACGAGGACTCCACACTGATGCCCACATCGGCATTGGGGATGAACTGGAGCGCGTCACAGTCTCCAAAGGCCATTAATTCAAACTCCTCCCCGGTATCCTCTAAGAGTAGCACACGTAGTGGCACTACACAGAGAGTGGGTCCGAATGGGTGGGACAGCCAAACAGAGCAGTCTAGTGGGGACCAAGACCTTGCTAGTCTCTGTAGCTTAGTTAGCATGATTGGCAGCTACaacataaaaagggaaaatgtaGTTACAGGTGAAGAATATGAGTCTGATGTTTCAGGGTCAGTGGCTGCTGGGGACGAAGCAAAGACTAGACTAAATTCCACTCGCAGTCTGTCGGTTACGAAGACCAAGCAACCCCCAGCACCTCCACGGAGAACCAACTCTCTGCATAATAATAAGATCAAGAGCAACTCCAGGGTTCTGGTGGATATCGATGACTCCGTGTCTGGACAAGTGGCAAATGCCAAAGAAAATATTGTAGCAACGGGTGAGATCAAATCAGTTACTGCAGATACCAGTATGATCCCCACCTTCGTATCAGACTCCACGGGGTCCAGCTGTGTAAATGCTACCTCCAGTTCTTTGAGCACCACACAGGCATCATGTAGTGAGGCAGGCGGAGCAACAGAGGCAGAATCCAGCAGCTCCTCCCCACAGAGAACTCCCTCGGAAGGGGGGAAATTTGAACGGACCATGTCCCCTTCCAGTGGTTACTCCAGTCAGAGTGGCACTCCGACACTCTCTCCAAAAGGGATCTCCCCGACTTCTCCtgacaaacagaagaagaaacccATCAAACCAGAGAGATCGGTGTCTCGAGCCTCATCCTCAGCAGCTTCCCCTTCCTCCTCACTTACCTCTCTATCATCTGGCGCATCTGAGTCTATCAATCCCGATGTCTCCACATGTAGCCCCAGTCTGCCTCCGCAGGGATCTCCACCCACTGTTACTGCTAAAGAACGCACTCCCGATAACAATTCTTTGACTTTGAGGGTTGAAGTCAGAGAGCTGTTAAACATCCCGCCACCTCCCAAAGTCAAAGCTccatgtcctcctcctcctgagaCATGGGTTCACAACAGACACACCTTTCAGCTCCTATGTGGACCTTGCCCTAATGTCGGCACAGTAACCCAGAAACCAGCACAGATACAAGACAGCACAGTGAAGCAAGCAGGAACCCAGACAGAAGCCATTAAGGAGATGCACGTTGTAGTTGAAAAACAATCAGCTATAGACAAATCTGTCTTAGAACTGTCAGAAAGGAAAGCAAAGCCTGAGACTTTGTTAGAAACAGGCACTAAAGGTGTTCACAAGGAGACGGAGAAAAGGGAATTTCCAAGTACCGAACGAGAGAGCATGGAAGCAAGTGCAGACGTTCAGAAACAAGAGCAGAGTAGTAGCCCTCCAGGGAAGGACCCTGAGAGTCCAAAGAAAGATCCTCCTCCTGTCATGAAGAAACCCATGGCAGTACTGCACAGAGAGGAACTGGTGTCAACAGAACACTCAGTGGACAGACAAATAAAATTGAGTAGCAGTGCCACGACAGAAGTTAATTTACCTGTTGAGAACTATACAGCCTTCTCACAGCACGGGGTTATAATTTTAGTTCACAAGAGTGATCACGAGATGGACAAAAGTGAGGTCACATCCATGCAGACGCTTTCTGTAGAGGTCCCCAAAATTAGTAAGGCCTCGCCACCACCAACCCCTCCCCCGGCATATCACCCTACACCTCCTCTGCCAAGAAAGACACCTACTTCATCGGTGTCTGCGCAACCAGATGAATTACAGAGGCTACAGGAAGAGACTCATGTCGTAGAGTCTTGCTGgccacctcctccacctcctaTGGAAGAAGACTTGTTGTTTGGAGGAGACGAGGTGGACTTTCCTCTACCTCCTCCACCCTTTGTGACAGACAGTGTGGCAAATGGGAAGGACAGTTGTCTCGCAAAGCTGGATGTCCCAAGGAGACCCATAGAGGAAGTCGGAGAGACATTTGAGGATTCGAGTGAAGCTGGGACATCTGTACATGGTCAAATTCCAGATGTGTGCCCTGCTGTTCCACAAGCGGTTACTGACACCAAACCAGGGGTTGCTTTGCAAGTTTCAAAAGCTAACACCGCTGATGGGATTTCTTGCAGACCTGTGCAACAATGTTTAGCTGTTTCAGACAGTGTCCCACCTCCCCCAGTGATTTCATCCTCTTTGCCACCCATTGCAGGACCAGAGAACCCAGCATCAGTCTCTGATTTAGACCCTTCCAGCAGTTTCCGGAAGCGAGACTCTCTGAAAATGGAAGATCAGCCTCCCTCCGAGCTTCTCGTCAGTGCCCAACCTCAGATTTCTGTCCCAGTGGCACCCCCTTTTCCAGCAGAGAATTTATTTCCTGGTGTTCATTTCAGAAGGCAGCCCAGTATACAAAACCGAGAGGCCAGAAGCAAGGAGCTCCTTTCCCGCCACAAAAGTGCAGCCATTCCCAAAGAGGATGCCAACATACCTCTAGTCACCCCCTCCCTGCTTCAGATGGTTCGTCTCAGATCAGTCAACATGACTGAAGATCAGGTGAAAGCTCCATCGGAGGACAAGTCAACAAACCAGGGCGCTTCAGATCAGGAGAATTGCCCAGTTTCAATCCCGGGACCTCAAACCACTCCACAGAAGCCCCTCCGAAAGTCCCTGTCACTTAAATCTTCCCCTCAGACACTAAAGACATCTTCTGGGCTAATAAACACTCCATCCATGCGCTTACAGGAAGCCATACGTATGAAAACGGCAGCCATGTCTTCAAGAGATGGTCTTCCATCCCGTCTGGGTGTGAGATCGTCCACTTACAGCTCTGTCGGTGAACACGGGGCTCTGTCCCTGAAATCCCCTGAGGGATTTGACATGCACATGTCCCCAGCCTCTACCGCCAGCTTCATCTTCTCGAGGAGCACAAAAACGGTTGTCATAGAGACTCCAGCCGCCTCCTCCACTGAAGCTCAGGCAAGTCTGAAGCAAAGCTTGGCGGCTGAGCTCATGCAGGCCCCCGTTTTCTCCAATGGTGGGGGGAAGTTGGACAAAGTTCCTCCTCCAGTCGCAAAGAAACCAGCCCATGGGAGCATCAGTGCTTCACAGCATCTCCCTGCTTGTTTAGCAAAGATGGACTTCAGTGTTGAAGGAAACAGAGTAATAGCAGGAGTGCATCATATGAGTGGAATAATACCTTCTGAGACAACAA CTACAAGAGTGACAGCGGACACAATTGAaacactgttttaa
- the nhsl3 gene encoding NHS-like protein 3 isoform X1 → MSRRRSTGDLVPRDITEILAREARVQRGQKKQGSSLGQAFSWLKGSRRKKSLSNRLNRTGIGVTDAKLGLQNHEPAKAGPKGNEDQKRLTVHYRTSQHYQENVFIEGSRPQYLEDLHTEAKKGLKILQQEEHTNGVNFPDDESIASTDTLRPEQDVSSKDRGGSPESRSTAGSTDTIVSSAVSTRPVLTRQGSTFKPLNPVKRLDKGRKRSRRTTIMGIPNQVQKELALHRNSTFQQLPAASSNHDGNVTNSQSGVVIIPTVDGGSPVANKEGARVHLSDLEASKDEQLLRNHLQEMYQDEQPFNHQGIASYACPTSTLRPKSLALPGMITSSSLCPSTVFSFLQEPQGPVMSMSPQATYLSTIIPNAVLPASIEVIEIDRSSSQTRGSSVNHGGSVRTVSKSSLASGDLSISPFLSRRSGGDGSQTDNSHEDSTLMPTSALGMNWSASQSPKAINSNSSPVSSKSSTRSGTTQRVGPNGWDSQTEQSSGDQDLASLCSLVSMIGSYNIKRENVVTGEEYESDVSGSVAAGDEAKTRLNSTRSLSVTKTKQPPAPPRRTNSLHNNKIKSNSRVLVDIDDSVSGQVANAKENIVATGEIKSVTADTSMIPTFVSDSTGSSCVNATSSSLSTTQASCSEAGGATEAESSSSSPQRTPSEGGKFERTMSPSSGYSSQSGTPTLSPKGISPTSPDKQKKKPIKPERSVSRASSSAASPSSSLTSLSSGASESINPDVSTCSPSLPPQGSPPTVTAKERTPDNNSLTLRVEVRELLNIPPPPKVKAPCPPPPETWVHNRHTFQLLCGPCPNVGTVTQKPAQIQDSTVKQAGTQTEAIKEMHVVVEKQSAIDKSVLELSERKAKPETLLETGTKGVHKETEKREFPSTERESMEASADVQKQEQSSSPPGKDPESPKKDPPPVMKKPMAVLHREELVSTEHSVDRQIKLSSSATTEVNLPVENYTAFSQHGVIILVHKSDHEMDKSEVTSMQTLSVEVPKISKASPPPTPPPAYHPTPPLPRKTPTSSVSAQPDELQRLQEETHVVESCWPPPPPPMEEDLLFGGDEVDFPLPPPPFVTDSVANGKDSCLAKLDVPRRPIEEVGETFEDSSEAGTSVHGQIPDVCPAVPQAVTDTKPGVALQVSKANTADGISCRPVQQCLAVSDSVPPPPVISSSLPPIAGPENPASVSDLDPSSSFRKRDSLKMEDQPPSELLVSAQPQISVPVAPPFPAENLFPGVHFRRQPSIQNREARSKELLSRHKSAAIPKEDANIPLVTPSLLQMVRLRSVNMTEDQVKAPSEDKSTNQGASDQENCPVSIPGPQTTPQKPLRKSLSLKSSPQTLKTSSGLINTPSMRLQEAIRMKTAAMSSRDGLPSRLGVRSSTYSSVGEHGALSLKSPEGFDMHMSPASTASFIFSRSTKTVVIETPAASSTEAQASLKQSLAAELMQAPVFSNGGGKLDKVPPPVAKKPAHGSISASQHLPACLAKMDFSVEGNRVIAGVHHMSGIIPSETTTTRVTADTIETLF, encoded by the exons CTGGCCCGAAAGGGAATGAAGACCAGAAGAGGTTGACCGTCCACTACAGGACGTCCCAGCACTACCAGGAGAATGTTTTCATCGAGGGCAGCAGGCCACAGTACCTGGAGGACCTGCACACTGAGGCCAAGAAGGGGCTCAAGATACTACAGCAGGAAG AACACACCAATGGAGTGAACTTTCCTGACGATGAGAGCATTGCT TCCACAGACACTCTGCGTCCGGAGCAGGATGTCAGCTCCAAGGACAGAGGTGGCTCTCCGGAGTCGAGATCCACCGCTGGGAGTACTGATACCATAGTATCTTCTGCTGTGTCGACTAGGCCTGTGCTCACCCGCCAAG gttcTACATTCAAGCCTCTGAATCCAGTGAAAAGACTAGATAAGGGcaggaagaggagcaggaggaccaCCATCATGGGCATCCCCAACCAGGTCCAAAAAGAGCTTG CATTGCACAGAAACTCTACCTTCCAGCAGCTTCCAGCAGCTTCCTCTAATCACGACGGAAATGTCACCAACAGCCAATCAGGTGTTGTAATCATTCCTACGGTTGATGGAGGGTCTCCAGTAGCGAATAAGGAAGGAGCAAGGGTGCACCTTTCAGACCTGGAG GCCTCCAAAGATGAACAGCTGCTGAGGAACCACCTCCAGGAAATGTACCAAGACGAGCAGCCTTTCAACCACCAGGGCATTGCCTCCTATGCCTGTCCCACCTCAACCCTGAGACCCAAGTCCCTTGCACTACCTGGCATGATCACGTCCTCATCCTTGTGTCCTTCAACAGTGTTTAGCTTCCTCCAGGAACCCCAG gGTCCAGTGATGTCCATGTCTCCCCAGGCCACCTACTTGTCCACAATCATCCCTAACGCTGTCTTGCCAGCCTCGATTGAAGTCATAGAGATCGACCGCAGCAGCAGTCAGACGCGTGGCAGCAGTGTAAACCATGGCGGTAGTGTTCGCACTGTAAGCAAAAGCAGCCTTGCATCCGGGGACTTATCAATCAGCCCGTTTTTGTCCAGAAGATCAGGTGGAGATGGTTCCCAGACTGACAATTCCCACGAGGACTCCACACTGATGCCCACATCGGCATTGGGGATGAACTGGAGCGCGTCACAGTCTCCAAAGGCCATTAATTCAAACTCCTCCCCGGTATCCTCTAAGAGTAGCACACGTAGTGGCACTACACAGAGAGTGGGTCCGAATGGGTGGGACAGCCAAACAGAGCAGTCTAGTGGGGACCAAGACCTTGCTAGTCTCTGTAGCTTAGTTAGCATGATTGGCAGCTACaacataaaaagggaaaatgtaGTTACAGGTGAAGAATATGAGTCTGATGTTTCAGGGTCAGTGGCTGCTGGGGACGAAGCAAAGACTAGACTAAATTCCACTCGCAGTCTGTCGGTTACGAAGACCAAGCAACCCCCAGCACCTCCACGGAGAACCAACTCTCTGCATAATAATAAGATCAAGAGCAACTCCAGGGTTCTGGTGGATATCGATGACTCCGTGTCTGGACAAGTGGCAAATGCCAAAGAAAATATTGTAGCAACGGGTGAGATCAAATCAGTTACTGCAGATACCAGTATGATCCCCACCTTCGTATCAGACTCCACGGGGTCCAGCTGTGTAAATGCTACCTCCAGTTCTTTGAGCACCACACAGGCATCATGTAGTGAGGCAGGCGGAGCAACAGAGGCAGAATCCAGCAGCTCCTCCCCACAGAGAACTCCCTCGGAAGGGGGGAAATTTGAACGGACCATGTCCCCTTCCAGTGGTTACTCCAGTCAGAGTGGCACTCCGACACTCTCTCCAAAAGGGATCTCCCCGACTTCTCCtgacaaacagaagaagaaacccATCAAACCAGAGAGATCGGTGTCTCGAGCCTCATCCTCAGCAGCTTCCCCTTCCTCCTCACTTACCTCTCTATCATCTGGCGCATCTGAGTCTATCAATCCCGATGTCTCCACATGTAGCCCCAGTCTGCCTCCGCAGGGATCTCCACCCACTGTTACTGCTAAAGAACGCACTCCCGATAACAATTCTTTGACTTTGAGGGTTGAAGTCAGAGAGCTGTTAAACATCCCGCCACCTCCCAAAGTCAAAGCTccatgtcctcctcctcctgagaCATGGGTTCACAACAGACACACCTTTCAGCTCCTATGTGGACCTTGCCCTAATGTCGGCACAGTAACCCAGAAACCAGCACAGATACAAGACAGCACAGTGAAGCAAGCAGGAACCCAGACAGAAGCCATTAAGGAGATGCACGTTGTAGTTGAAAAACAATCAGCTATAGACAAATCTGTCTTAGAACTGTCAGAAAGGAAAGCAAAGCCTGAGACTTTGTTAGAAACAGGCACTAAAGGTGTTCACAAGGAGACGGAGAAAAGGGAATTTCCAAGTACCGAACGAGAGAGCATGGAAGCAAGTGCAGACGTTCAGAAACAAGAGCAGAGTAGTAGCCCTCCAGGGAAGGACCCTGAGAGTCCAAAGAAAGATCCTCCTCCTGTCATGAAGAAACCCATGGCAGTACTGCACAGAGAGGAACTGGTGTCAACAGAACACTCAGTGGACAGACAAATAAAATTGAGTAGCAGTGCCACGACAGAAGTTAATTTACCTGTTGAGAACTATACAGCCTTCTCACAGCACGGGGTTATAATTTTAGTTCACAAGAGTGATCACGAGATGGACAAAAGTGAGGTCACATCCATGCAGACGCTTTCTGTAGAGGTCCCCAAAATTAGTAAGGCCTCGCCACCACCAACCCCTCCCCCGGCATATCACCCTACACCTCCTCTGCCAAGAAAGACACCTACTTCATCGGTGTCTGCGCAACCAGATGAATTACAGAGGCTACAGGAAGAGACTCATGTCGTAGAGTCTTGCTGgccacctcctccacctcctaTGGAAGAAGACTTGTTGTTTGGAGGAGACGAGGTGGACTTTCCTCTACCTCCTCCACCCTTTGTGACAGACAGTGTGGCAAATGGGAAGGACAGTTGTCTCGCAAAGCTGGATGTCCCAAGGAGACCCATAGAGGAAGTCGGAGAGACATTTGAGGATTCGAGTGAAGCTGGGACATCTGTACATGGTCAAATTCCAGATGTGTGCCCTGCTGTTCCACAAGCGGTTACTGACACCAAACCAGGGGTTGCTTTGCAAGTTTCAAAAGCTAACACCGCTGATGGGATTTCTTGCAGACCTGTGCAACAATGTTTAGCTGTTTCAGACAGTGTCCCACCTCCCCCAGTGATTTCATCCTCTTTGCCACCCATTGCAGGACCAGAGAACCCAGCATCAGTCTCTGATTTAGACCCTTCCAGCAGTTTCCGGAAGCGAGACTCTCTGAAAATGGAAGATCAGCCTCCCTCCGAGCTTCTCGTCAGTGCCCAACCTCAGATTTCTGTCCCAGTGGCACCCCCTTTTCCAGCAGAGAATTTATTTCCTGGTGTTCATTTCAGAAGGCAGCCCAGTATACAAAACCGAGAGGCCAGAAGCAAGGAGCTCCTTTCCCGCCACAAAAGTGCAGCCATTCCCAAAGAGGATGCCAACATACCTCTAGTCACCCCCTCCCTGCTTCAGATGGTTCGTCTCAGATCAGTCAACATGACTGAAGATCAGGTGAAAGCTCCATCGGAGGACAAGTCAACAAACCAGGGCGCTTCAGATCAGGAGAATTGCCCAGTTTCAATCCCGGGACCTCAAACCACTCCACAGAAGCCCCTCCGAAAGTCCCTGTCACTTAAATCTTCCCCTCAGACACTAAAGACATCTTCTGGGCTAATAAACACTCCATCCATGCGCTTACAGGAAGCCATACGTATGAAAACGGCAGCCATGTCTTCAAGAGATGGTCTTCCATCCCGTCTGGGTGTGAGATCGTCCACTTACAGCTCTGTCGGTGAACACGGGGCTCTGTCCCTGAAATCCCCTGAGGGATTTGACATGCACATGTCCCCAGCCTCTACCGCCAGCTTCATCTTCTCGAGGAGCACAAAAACGGTTGTCATAGAGACTCCAGCCGCCTCCTCCACTGAAGCTCAGGCAAGTCTGAAGCAAAGCTTGGCGGCTGAGCTCATGCAGGCCCCCGTTTTCTCCAATGGTGGGGGGAAGTTGGACAAAGTTCCTCCTCCAGTCGCAAAGAAACCAGCCCATGGGAGCATCAGTGCTTCACAGCATCTCCCTGCTTGTTTAGCAAAGATGGACTTCAGTGTTGAAGGAAACAGAGTAATAGCAGGAGTGCATCATATGAGTGGAATAATACCTTCTGAGACAACAA CTACAAGAGTGACAGCGGACACAATTGAaacactgttttaa